From the Lathyrus oleraceus cultivar Zhongwan6 chromosome 4, CAAS_Psat_ZW6_1.0, whole genome shotgun sequence genome, one window contains:
- the LOC127135658 gene encoding L10-interacting MYB domain-containing protein-like isoform X1, whose amino-acid sequence MTTKRKIHVDEIQRYKASWTDLKVNEIFIQACMDQVTKGERIGTSFTKTGWKNIVSQFNGSSGRNYDKTKLKNRYDSLRKEWRAWFNLFGKVTGMGWDSEKNSFDAPDEWWEKKQLEYPLYGKFREKGLPFANQLTTLFKDVVANGEYAWAPSSGILPDEDCGNDVDDLGPCPNNIGLDVEEGSGDSEDVSIGATEDFSNINLNTSQGVASQSSGQKRKRASGVEKKTKKKITPSSTIAEAVSVIAETCKARNDAITSTSIGEVMATLHTMDEITSDIDLLTKCCQLMMFKPAREMFVSFKGFEDRRVHWLKFAANNPMSFMKM is encoded by the coding sequence ATGACTACAAAGAGAAAAATTCATGTTGATGAAATTCAAAGATATAAAGCTAGTTGGACGGATCTTAAAGTTAACGAAATATTCATTCAAGCATGTATGGATCAAGTTACGAAAGGTGAGCGCATTGGAACTAGCTTTACCAAGACGGGTTGGAAAAACATTGTTTCTCAATTTAATGGATCATCCGGGAGAAATTATGACAAGACAAAATTGAAGAATAGATATGATAGCTTGAGAAAGGAATGGAGAGCATGGTTTAATTTATTTGGAAAAGTTACCGGAATGGGGTGGGATAGTGAGAAGAATTCATTTGATGCACCGGACGAGTGGTGGGAGAAAAAACAATTGGAATATCCTCTATATGGAAAATTTAGAGAGAAAGGACTTCCATTTGCTAATCAACTAACCACACTTTTCAAGGATGTGGTGGCTAATGGTGAGTATGCTTGGGCACCTTCAAGTGGTATATTGCCCGATGAGGATTGTGGTAACGATGTTGATGACTTAGGTCCATGTCCTAATAATATTGGCTTGGATGTGGAAGAAGGATCGGGTGATAGTGAAGATGTAAGTATTGGAGCAACGGAAGATTTTTCAAATATTAATTTGAATACTTCCCAAGGGGTTGCTAGCCAAAGTAGTGGACAAAAGAGAAAGAGAGCTAGTGGTGTTGAAAAGAAAACCAAGAAAAAGATAACTCCCTCATCAACAATAGCTGAAGCTGTTAGTGTGATTGCAGAAACATGTAAGGCACGAAATGATGCTATAACTAGTACATCTATTGGTGAGGTGATGGCCACACTCCATACCATGGATGAAATTACAAGTGATATAGACTTGTTGACAAAATGTTGCCAACTAATGATGTTCAAGCCTGCGAGGGAGATGTTTGTTTCCTTTAAAGGTTTTGAAGATAGAAGGGTGCATTGGCTTAAATTTGCAGCAAATAATCCTATGTCGTTTATGAAGATGTAA
- the LOC127076122 gene encoding transcription factor MYC2 — MEDFIISPSSSSSMIQNPLLPQTSTLQQKLQFLLQSQSDNWVYAILWQTTKDEKGNPFLSWGEGHFQGTKETTTTSNKRCDTDADTDTCTNGDAEWFYVMSLTRSFSVGNSSSISLPGKAFALDSVLWLNSKQELQFYNCERSNEAHVHGIETLICIPTTMGVLEMGSYENIQQNWNLVHQAKSMFQSSSSESNSISKLDLLPTNPLDKIQTFDQNISFSDIGIISGTGEETEETQKTMNKKLQKKHNIVSSCYIDSEHSDSEYYPQLPTPSTTTKTNDSFEKREPKKRGRKPLTGVQTPMNHVEAERQRREKLNNRFYALRAVVPNVSRMDKASLLSDAVDYINELKAKVEELESENQKETKKLKMETIESTVTTTSTVVDQKRTCSSNNNNNVIALEIDVKIIGNDAMVRVQSENVNHPGARLMSVFKDLEFQVHHASISCFNEIMVQDVVVVQLPDEMRNEESLRSAIRMRLEHE, encoded by the coding sequence ATGGAAGATTTCATCATCTcaccttcatcatcttcttccatgaTACAAAACCCTTTATTACCACAAACATCAACCCTTCAACAAAAGCTTCAATTTTTACTCCAATCTCAATCCGACAATTGGGTCTATGCCATTTTGTGGCAAACAACAAAAGATGAAAAAGGTAACCCTTTCTTATCTTGGGGTGAAGGCCATTTCCAAGGAACCAAAGAAACAACAACTACTTCAAACAAACGATGTGACACAGACGCAGACACAGACACGTGTACAAATGGTGATGCTGAATGGTTCTACGTTATGTCGTTGACACGAAGCTTTTCCGTCGGTAATTCTTCTTCTATTTCTTTACCTGGTAAAGCTTTTGCCTTAGATTCTGTTCTATGGTTGAATAGTAAACAAGAGCTTCAATTTTATAACTGTGAGAGATCCAATGAAGCACACGTGCACGGAATCGAAACGTTAATTTGTATTCCAACAACCATGGGAGTTCTCGAAATGGGGTCTTACGAAAATATCCAACAAAATTGGAACCTCGTACATCAAGCTAAATCCATGTTCCAATCATCCTCGTCAGAATCAAACTCAATCTCAAAACTAGATCTTCTTCCCACCAACCCACTTGACAAAATCCAAACATTCGACCAAAACATCTCATTCTCCGACATCGGTATCATCTCCGGCACCGGCGAGGAAACCGAGGAGACACAAAAAACGATGAACAAAAAACTACAAAAAAAACATAACATTGTTTCATCATGTTACATAGATTCTGAACATTCCGACTCAGAATATTATCCACAATTACCAAcaccatcaacaacaacaaaaacaaatgATTCTTTTGAGAAACGAGAACCGAAGAAGAGAGGAAGAAAACCACTAACCGGAGTTCAAACTCCGATGAACCATGTGGAAGCAGAGAGACAGAGGAGAGAGAAACTAAACAATAGATTCTACGCTCTAAGAGCAGTGGTTCCAAACGTTTCAAGGATGGACAAAGCTTCATTGTTATCCGATGCAGTGGATTACATCAACGAGTTAAAAGCAAAAGTCGAAGAATTAGAATCAGAGAATCAAAAGGAAACAAAAAAACTGAAGATGGAAACAATCGAAAGTACAGTAACAACAACTTCAACTGTGGTGGACCAAAAAAGAACATGTAGTAgtaataacaacaacaatgttATCGCTTTGGAGATTGATGTGAAGATTATAGGTAACGATGCTATGGTGAGAGTTCAATCCGAGAATGTTAATCACCCTGGAGCAAGATTAATGAGTGTGTTTAAGGATTTGGAGTTTCAGGTACATCATGCGAGTATATCATGTTTTAATGAAATAATGGTTCAAGATGTTGTGGTTGTTCAACTTCCTGACGAGATGAGAAATGAAGAGAGTCTTAGATCTGCAATTCGAATGAGATTGGAACATGAATGA
- the LOC127135658 gene encoding uncharacterized protein LOC127135658 isoform X2: protein MNDQNEQLDNNREEEDGNDDDDDEFFQQASFVAALIGEYAVSQLCKEPCRTSELSGHAWVQEILQGNSTRCYEMFRMEKHIFNLICTKLVEHGLKSSKRMGVEEMVAMFLVVVGHGVGNRMIQERFQHSGETVSRHFHRVLRACLKLSMKYIKPEDPTFHDCHSKIKNDQRYWPFFKNAIGAIDGTHVSCVVNANEQTRYIGRKGYPTQNIMAVCDWNMCFTFVLAGWEGTAHDARVFDQALTNVNLNFPHPPPGLFFLLLLMIFFIIFDFTFK, encoded by the coding sequence ATGAATGATCAGAATGAGCAATTGGACAACAATAGAGAAGAAGAAGATGgcaatgatgatgatgatgatgaatttttTCAACAAGCTAGTTTTGTGGCTGCACTAATTGGAGAATACGCAGTAAGTCAATTATGCAAAGAACCATGTAGAACTAGTGAATTAAGCGGTCATGCATGGGTTCAAGAAATATTGCAAGGTAACTCCACTCGCTGTTATGAGATGTTTCGAATGGAAAAACATATTTTTAATTTGATATGCACTAAACTAGTTGAGCATGGTTTAAAGTCTTCTAAAAGAATGGGAGTTGAAGAAATGGTTGCAATGTTTTTAGTTGTTGTTGGACATGGGGTAGGTAATAGAATGATTCAAGAAAGGTTTCAACACTCAGGGGAGACTGTTAGTAGACATTTTCATCGGGTACTTCGTGCTTGTCTTAAGTTGTCTATGAAATATATTAAACCTGAAGATCCTACATTTCATGATTGtcattcaaaaataaaaaatgatcaaCGTTATTGGCCTTTTTTCAAGAATGCTATAGGAGCAATTGATGGTACTCATGTGTCATGTGTAGTTAATGCCAACGAGCAAACCAGGTATATTGGAAGAAAGGGATATCCTACACAAAATATAATGGCTGTATGTGATTGGAATATGTGTTTCACTTTTGTATTAGCCGGTTGGGAAGGTACTGCCCATGATGCACGTGTTTTTGACCAAGCTCTCACAAATGTGAACCTTAATTTTCCACACCCTCCTCCTGGTTTGTTCTTTTTATTACTActaatgattttttttataatatttgaCTTCACTTTTAAAtga